In Acidobacteriota bacterium, a single genomic region encodes these proteins:
- a CDS encoding pyridoxamine 5'-phosphate oxidase family protein: MAHRIVWCSAATVDRANRPRSRVLHPIWEWEDGVLTGWIGTGPTATKRAHLETSPYISCNYWTENHDTCVAECRAEWAFDLPTRERTWNLFKSTPPPVGYDPAMIPGWDGPDSPGFAVLRLTPWRLRVMPGTVLLAGEGEVLTWVADLDP, translated from the coding sequence ATGGCTCACCGGATCGTCTGGTGTTCGGCCGCGACTGTGGACCGGGCGAACCGGCCCCGCTCACGCGTCCTGCACCCCATTTGGGAGTGGGAGGACGGCGTCCTCACCGGCTGGATAGGTACCGGCCCGACGGCAACCAAGCGCGCACACCTCGAGACCAGTCCCTACATCTCGTGCAACTACTGGACCGAGAACCACGACACATGCGTGGCGGAATGCCGGGCGGAGTGGGCGTTCGACCTGCCCACGCGGGAGCGGACCTGGAACCTCTTCAAGTCGACGCCTCCACCGGTCGGTTACGACCCGGCGATGATCCCCGGATGGGACGGCCCCGACAGTCCGGGGTTCGCCGTGTTGCGCCTGACGCCCTGGCGGCTTCGCGTCATGCCGGGGACGGTGCTGCTGGCCGGCGAGGGCGAAGTGCTTACGTGGGTGGCGGATCTCGATCCGTAG
- a CDS encoding nucleotidyltransferase domain-containing protein, with protein MTRALEPRPEILDAYLFGSQARGDAGTLSDIDVAVYIDEDLAEPGPYGYDAELITDLMTELGTNAIDVVLLNRAPPLLYHRVLRDGKLLVTRDLKSTTTRAGYALSRYFDFLPQLKKQADARRYANRSRQE; from the coding sequence TTGACCCGCGCCCTAGAGCCGCGGCCTGAGATTCTCGACGCCTACCTCTTCGGTTCGCAGGCGCGGGGCGACGCGGGCACCCTGAGCGACATCGATGTCGCCGTGTACATCGACGAAGACCTGGCCGAGCCGGGGCCGTACGGCTACGACGCGGAACTCATCACCGACCTGATGACGGAGCTGGGAACGAACGCTATAGACGTCGTCCTCCTGAACCGGGCACCGCCACTGCTCTATCACCGCGTCCTGCGCGACGGGAAACTGCTGGTGACCCGCGACCTGAAGTCCACGACCACCCGCGCCGGCTACGCCCTTTCGCGCTACTTCGACTTCTTGCCGCAACTGAAGAAGCAGGCGGACGCACGCCGCTACGCGAACAGGAGCCGTCAGGAGTGA
- a CDS encoding DUF86 domain-containing protein → MSPGQVQPEIIERHLTALRGALGELERHADASVRSLRTDTSLRWAVERGLLLCIQNALDIASHVASTEGHDPPTYGDSIDSLVASGVLPAEFGENFRAVAGFRNIIVHGYLDLDLNRVARFLGDDLNDFEVFAQHIERWLEG, encoded by the coding sequence GTGAGCCCGGGCCAGGTCCAGCCGGAGATCATCGAGCGGCATCTCACCGCGCTGCGCGGGGCACTCGGAGAGCTCGAGCGGCACGCAGACGCCTCGGTGCGGTCACTGCGCACTGACACGAGCCTGCGCTGGGCGGTAGAACGGGGCCTGCTGCTCTGCATCCAGAACGCACTCGACATAGCCAGCCACGTTGCGTCGACCGAAGGTCACGACCCGCCGACCTACGGAGACTCCATCGACTCCCTCGTCGCGTCAGGGGTGCTACCTGCGGAGTTCGGCGAGAACTTCCGCGCCGTGGCCGGCTTCCGGAACATCATCGTCCACGGCTATCTCGACCTCGATCTGAACCGCGTGGCCCGGTTCCTGGGTGACGATCTGAACGACTTCGAGGTTTTCGCTCAGCACATCGAGCGCTGGCTCGAGGGCTGA
- a CDS encoding alkaline phosphatase D family protein: protein MVLLALVGAAAGTTAVKAQAGGVFLASGVRVGEVGVDSAIVWTRTTAEPLRRAGREISGRPVVTLAPGTDVSSLEGAVPGAPGEVRVVLRPAVPAGEANGIPARRIPGWRSTGAERDFTHQATFHGLTPNTRYVVTVEARPAGGNAEAPATAVETATFRTAPAADQRLPVRFAAMTCQYYGRRDRPDGFQIYPSMAAGRPDFYLSIGDNVYYDNESPRATTVELARYHWQRMFTLPAIASFLRSVPGYWLKDDHDLLLNDSWPAIEPGISAPMTFEEGLAVFVEQMPAPERPYRTVRWGKGLQLWLVEGRDFRSPNDMPDGPGKTIWGAEQWRWLRDSLLASDADWKILVSPTPIVGPDRTNKADNHANAAFSHEGDEVREWFRANLDERFLVIVGDRHWQYHSVHPETGLDEFSVGPASDAHAGGTPGEDPGYHRFHRVGGGFLSVDVDWTDEQPRIVLRHRDVSGRVVYEIERLGS from the coding sequence GTGGTTCTCCTGGCCCTCGTGGGCGCCGCCGCAGGCACGACCGCGGTCAAAGCCCAGGCTGGTGGGGTCTTTCTCGCGAGCGGCGTTCGCGTGGGAGAAGTCGGCGTGGACTCGGCGATCGTCTGGACGCGAACGACGGCCGAGCCGTTACGGCGCGCCGGCCGGGAGATCTCGGGCCGGCCGGTCGTCACCCTGGCGCCGGGCACCGACGTGTCGTCCCTCGAAGGCGCTGTGCCCGGCGCACCGGGCGAAGTGCGGGTCGTGCTGCGACCGGCGGTGCCGGCGGGCGAGGCAAACGGCATCCCGGCGAGACGGATCCCCGGCTGGCGCTCGACCGGGGCCGAACGCGACTTCACGCACCAGGCGACGTTCCACGGCCTGACTCCGAACACTCGCTACGTGGTTACGGTCGAGGCGCGGCCTGCGGGCGGTAATGCGGAGGCGCCCGCGACGGCGGTCGAGACCGCGACCTTCCGCACCGCGCCGGCCGCTGACCAGCGGTTGCCCGTACGGTTTGCGGCGATGACCTGCCAGTACTACGGGCGGCGCGACCGGCCGGACGGCTTCCAGATCTATCCGTCGATGGCCGCCGGCCGGCCCGACTTCTACCTGTCCATCGGCGACAACGTGTACTACGACAACGAGTCGCCGCGGGCGACCACCGTCGAGCTGGCGCGCTACCACTGGCAACGGATGTTCACCCTGCCGGCGATCGCGTCCTTCCTGCGCTCAGTGCCGGGCTACTGGCTCAAGGACGACCACGATCTGCTCCTGAACGACTCCTGGCCGGCGATCGAACCCGGCATTTCCGCGCCGATGACCTTCGAGGAGGGTCTTGCGGTGTTCGTCGAGCAGATGCCGGCGCCGGAACGTCCCTACCGGACCGTCCGCTGGGGCAAGGGCCTGCAGCTTTGGCTCGTCGAAGGCCGCGACTTCCGCTCACCCAACGACATGCCGGACGGTCCCGGCAAGACGATCTGGGGTGCCGAACAGTGGCGCTGGCTTCGGGACTCCCTGCTCGCGAGCGACGCGGACTGGAAGATCCTCGTGTCGCCCACGCCGATCGTCGGTCCGGATCGGACGAACAAGGCCGACAACCACGCCAACGCCGCCTTCAGCCACGAAGGCGACGAAGTCCGCGAGTGGTTTCGCGCGAACCTGGACGAGCGGTTCCTCGTCATCGTCGGCGACCGCCACTGGCAGTACCACTCGGTCCACCCGGAGACGGGGCTGGACGAGTTCTCGGTGGGTCCGGCCAGCGACGCCCACGCCGGCGGCACGCCGGGCGAAGACCCCGGGTACCACCGCTTCCACCGCGTCGGCGGCGGGTTCCTCAGTGTCGATGTCGATTGGACTGACGAGCAGCCGCGGATCGTCCTGCGGCACCGCGACGTGTCCGGCCGGGTGGTCTACGAGATCGAGCGGCTGGGTTCGTAG
- a CDS encoding SDR family oxidoreductase produces the protein MKDLFDLTGRVSVITGSTKGIGKAMAEALAAFGSKVVISSRKADACEAVAAAINESGGEAIAHPCHVGHKDQLERLVAATRERWGKIDNLVVNAAVNPYYGSSLGIPDSAFDKVMEVNIRSVHWLCQMVIPEMQERKDGSIVIVSSVGGFRGNAVLGAYAISKAADMQLARNLAAEFGPDNIRVNAVCPGLVKTDFARALWEDPQREQAVAGRTPLRRLGEPVDCAGIAVYLASRAGSWTTGQTFTVDGGVLGCG, from the coding sequence ATGAAGGATCTCTTCGACCTCACCGGCAGGGTGAGCGTCATCACCGGATCGACGAAGGGCATCGGCAAGGCGATGGCCGAAGCCCTGGCTGCCTTCGGCTCGAAGGTCGTCATCTCGAGCCGCAAAGCGGATGCCTGCGAGGCGGTCGCGGCCGCGATCAATGAGAGCGGCGGCGAGGCGATCGCGCATCCCTGTCACGTCGGTCACAAGGATCAGTTGGAACGGTTGGTCGCGGCGACCCGCGAGCGCTGGGGGAAGATCGACAATCTCGTCGTCAACGCCGCGGTCAATCCGTACTACGGATCGAGCCTTGGCATTCCGGACTCGGCTTTCGACAAGGTGATGGAGGTCAACATCAGGAGCGTCCACTGGCTGTGCCAGATGGTGATTCCCGAGATGCAGGAGCGCAAGGACGGATCGATCGTCATCGTCTCCTCGGTCGGCGGCTTTCGGGGCAACGCGGTGCTCGGCGCCTACGCGATCTCCAAGGCGGCGGACATGCAGCTCGCGCGCAATCTCGCGGCAGAATTCGGTCCCGACAACATCCGTGTGAACGCCGTCTGCCCCGGTTTGGTGAAGACGGACTTCGCCCGCGCGTTGTGGGAGGATCCGCAGCGGGAGCAGGCGGTCGCCGGGCGAACACCGCTCCGGCGCCTCGGCGAGCCGGTCGACTGCGCGGGGATCGCGGTCTACCTCGCCTCGCGTGCGGGTTCGTGGACGACGGGCCAGACGTTCACCGTCGACGGCGGAGTGCTGGGCTGCGGTTAG
- a CDS encoding PLP-dependent aminotransferase family protein, translating into MTDAPRSSHPPLNPIPMRVGMTAPEAFPAAEMAEAAGRAILDIGKDFAFYPGDLGHPGLREVLARREADREGTDFDPDEIALTNGSMQAVTLVGRVLMEEPGDIVITEETTYSGTLGAYRGLGYRLVGVPLDEQGMDIGALRRTLENLTAAGEKPRFIYTLPTYHNPTGAVMPRQRRLEMIEAARDYDVLLVEDNCYGDVHYDDAPRPPRSLYALASGEGVVYIGSLSKILGAGVRIGYLLARQPLQQRFLDERFDAGQSTLSSSIVAELLRGRLPAQIERNNAALLPKRDALLAALTEQLGGICTWRKPAGAMFLWVGLPEEVDREALFALSEQRGLEYGYGAAYHAGDEDVPFLRLAYACPSVGRIREGVELLTGCLRELAPGRFPQST; encoded by the coding sequence ATGACAGACGCCCCACGCTCAAGCCACCCGCCTCTGAATCCGATCCCGATGCGGGTCGGCATGACCGCGCCCGAGGCCTTCCCGGCGGCCGAGATGGCCGAGGCGGCCGGCCGCGCGATCCTAGACATCGGCAAGGACTTCGCCTTCTACCCCGGCGACCTGGGTCATCCCGGTCTGCGCGAGGTGTTGGCCCGGCGCGAAGCGGATCGCGAGGGCACGGACTTCGACCCCGACGAGATCGCGCTGACCAACGGCTCCATGCAGGCGGTGACGCTGGTGGGCAGGGTGCTGATGGAAGAGCCGGGCGACATCGTGATCACCGAAGAGACGACCTATTCGGGCACTCTCGGCGCCTACCGGGGCCTCGGCTACCGCCTGGTCGGCGTGCCGCTCGACGAGCAGGGGATGGACATCGGCGCGCTCCGCCGGACACTGGAGAACCTGACCGCGGCCGGTGAAAAGCCGCGCTTCATCTACACGCTGCCGACCTACCACAACCCGACGGGCGCCGTGATGCCCCGCCAGCGCCGACTCGAGATGATCGAGGCCGCGCGCGACTACGACGTCCTCCTGGTCGAGGACAATTGCTACGGCGACGTCCACTACGACGACGCGCCGCGGCCGCCGCGGAGCCTCTACGCGCTGGCAAGCGGCGAGGGCGTCGTCTACATCGGCTCGCTGTCCAAGATCCTCGGCGCCGGCGTTCGCATCGGCTATCTCCTGGCCAGGCAGCCGCTGCAGCAGCGGTTTCTCGACGAGCGTTTCGACGCCGGCCAGAGCACGCTGTCATCCAGCATCGTGGCGGAACTGCTGCGCGGCCGCCTGCCCGCGCAGATCGAGCGCAACAACGCCGCCCTGCTGCCGAAACGTGACGCCTTGCTGGCCGCGCTCACCGAGCAGCTCGGCGGCATCTGCACCTGGCGAAAGCCGGCCGGGGCCATGTTCCTTTGGGTCGGCCTGCCCGAAGAGGTGGACCGCGAAGCGCTGTTCGCGCTGAGCGAGCAGCGCGGCCTCGAGTACGGCTACGGCGCCGCCTACCACGCAGGCGACGAAGACGTGCCGTTCCTGCGTCTGGCGTACGCCTGTCCCTCCGTCGGCAGGATCCGGGAGGGAGTCGAGTTGCTGACCGGCTGCCTGCGGGAACTCGCGCCGGGGCGTTTTCCTCAATCCACGTAG
- a CDS encoding sulfatase: protein MPPSSSPLHDSRLALAALSGAAGSVCRLVGGAAVAVALAACGAGPPDGTSEPRRPNIVLYVVDTVRADRLGVYGYEKPTSPRLDAFAAGAVLFENAYAQSSWTRPAVASLFTGLLPPAHRTVGRRSVLPEDADTLAEILAANGYEGLGLVRNPNVGRAFGFAQGFTRFRSEDRERDETMLDRVRLWLDERQSADGPFFLFLHAIDPHGPYDPAPEFEEMFEADGAPAHYRTVRYLLGLNRGEVEPEPGTAEALSRLYDAEVAQNDRAFGELLDELSVRGLDEDTAVIYVSDHGEEFAEHGRWEHGLSLYEEVLRVPLVMRLPGVPPRRVEAPAQHVDVLPTLLGYLGIEAPPNDGRNLLAARRRGDDPPDVYTHLDVDGHRAASVMRGHYKLVLPQSPSQGTKPMLFDLDADPGELENLASERPDIVERMLGLLTERNLADEVESAEEIEDDQLDEDVRRRLRALGYVD from the coding sequence ATGCCGCCATCCTCTTCGCCATTGCACGACTCACGTTTGGCGCTCGCTGCGCTGAGCGGCGCCGCCGGTTCCGTCTGTCGCCTGGTGGGTGGAGCGGCGGTGGCCGTCGCGCTGGCCGCCTGCGGCGCCGGGCCGCCGGACGGGACGTCCGAGCCGCGGCGGCCGAACATCGTGCTCTACGTCGTGGACACGGTCCGTGCGGACCGTCTCGGCGTCTACGGTTACGAGAAGCCGACGTCGCCGCGACTCGACGCGTTCGCGGCTGGCGCCGTTCTGTTCGAGAACGCCTACGCCCAGTCTTCGTGGACCCGGCCGGCCGTGGCGTCCCTGTTCACCGGCCTGCTGCCGCCGGCGCATCGCACCGTCGGCCGGCGTTCCGTGCTGCCCGAGGACGCGGATACCCTGGCCGAGATCCTGGCCGCCAACGGCTACGAGGGCCTGGGGCTCGTCCGCAACCCGAACGTCGGCCGTGCGTTCGGCTTCGCACAGGGCTTCACCCGCTTCCGCAGCGAGGACCGCGAGCGCGACGAGACGATGCTGGACCGTGTTCGCCTGTGGCTCGATGAGCGGCAGAGCGCGGACGGGCCGTTCTTCCTCTTCCTGCACGCGATCGACCCCCACGGCCCCTACGACCCGGCGCCGGAGTTCGAGGAGATGTTCGAGGCCGACGGCGCGCCGGCGCACTACCGCACGGTCCGTTACCTGCTGGGGTTGAACCGTGGCGAAGTGGAGCCCGAGCCGGGGACCGCCGAGGCCCTCTCGCGGCTGTACGACGCCGAGGTGGCCCAGAACGACCGTGCCTTCGGCGAGTTGCTGGACGAACTGTCGGTCCGTGGCCTGGACGAGGATACGGCGGTGATCTACGTCTCCGACCACGGCGAGGAGTTCGCGGAGCACGGCCGCTGGGAGCACGGGCTTTCGCTTTACGAGGAGGTGCTGCGGGTCCCGCTCGTCATGCGCTTGCCCGGCGTGCCGCCGCGCCGCGTGGAAGCGCCGGCGCAGCACGTCGACGTCCTGCCGACGCTGCTCGGCTATCTCGGCATCGAGGCGCCGCCCAACGACGGGCGGAATCTGCTGGCGGCGCGCCGCCGCGGCGACGATCCGCCGGATGTCTACACCCACCTCGACGTCGACGGTCACCGTGCCGCCTCCGTGATGCGCGGCCACTACAAGCTCGTGCTGCCGCAGTCACCCTCCCAGGGAACCAAGCCGATGCTCTTCGACCTGGATGCGGATCCAGGCGAGTTGGAGAACCTGGCCTCCGAACGGCCGGATATCGTCGAACGGATGCTCGGGCTGTTGACCGAGCGGAACCTGGCCGACGAAGTCGAATCCGCGGAAGAGATCGAGGACGACCAACTCGACGAGGACGTGCGCCGGCGCCTCAGGGCGCTGGGCTACGTGGATTGA
- a CDS encoding DUF1499 domain-containing protein — MNSLTALASPLISATALVVGLIGVLEARFGLVSPLLGFALFSFLMPLGVLFGLLLGLIGLLRTRRNQRRGGASQAWAGALLSVAVLGWVFVLGYATAQAPPIHDITTNIDDPPAFEAAAAQDSRGTGFAYPSGGAAVPDQQRRAYPDIDTLHLAISGDEAAWRVRHAAEDLGWAPILEDPQNGRFEFSDVTPWFRFIDFVAVRVRPEAAGTAIDVRSVSQVGVGDLGENAARIRRFLDVLGHGH; from the coding sequence ATGAACTCCCTTACCGCTCTCGCTTCTCCGCTGATCTCGGCCACCGCGCTCGTGGTCGGTCTGATCGGCGTGCTCGAGGCCCGGTTCGGCCTGGTTTCGCCCCTCCTCGGCTTCGCCCTGTTCTCCTTTCTGATGCCCCTGGGCGTCTTGTTCGGCCTGCTCCTCGGGTTGATCGGCCTGCTCCGGACCCGCCGCAACCAGCGCCGTGGCGGGGCGTCGCAGGCGTGGGCTGGAGCGCTCCTCTCCGTCGCGGTACTCGGCTGGGTGTTCGTGCTCGGCTACGCAACCGCGCAGGCGCCGCCGATCCACGACATCACGACGAACATCGACGACCCGCCGGCCTTCGAGGCCGCAGCCGCCCAGGACAGCCGCGGCACCGGCTTCGCCTATCCGAGCGGCGGCGCCGCGGTACCCGATCAGCAGCGCCGGGCCTACCCCGACATCGACACGCTCCATCTCGCTATCTCAGGAGACGAAGCGGCGTGGCGGGTCCGCCACGCGGCCGAGGACCTCGGCTGGGCGCCGATCCTCGAAGACCCGCAGAACGGGCGCTTCGAGTTCTCGGACGTCACGCCCTGGTTCCGTTTCATCGACTTCGTCGCCGTCCGCGTACGCCCCGAAGCCGCGGGCACGGCCATCGACGTACGCTCCGTGTCCCAGGTCGGAGTCGGCGACCTGGGTGAGAACGCGGCCCGGATCCGTCGGTTCCTGGACGTGCTTGGCCACGGCCACTGA
- a CDS encoding 3-hydroxyacyl-CoA dehydrogenase NAD-binding domain-containing protein yields MTALTDMVDYEVRGQVALIVIDNPPVNALSHGVRAGMVQGLAKAEADEQVAAVLLVCKGRTFIAGADITEFGKPMKEPGLNEAIEAMENATKPVVAAIHGTALGGGLETAMACHYRVGVASARFGQPEVKLGILPGAGGTQRLPRLVGYPKALEMCVIGNPIGAAEALEGGLIDEIVEDVFEGGVAFAEKLIAEDRPLKKIRDLDEKVNEARANREEIFDGFRRKIARRTRGFEAPEANVRAIEAGLDMSFDEALDYERKLFGELMSGKQSIAQRYYFFAEREAAKVPDVPRDTPMRKIEKVGVLGCGTMGGGISMNFANRGIGVTIVEAEQSRLDHGFGVIRKNYERTASRGRMTMEQVDQCMGLLSGVTEREALADCDLVIEAVFENMDLKKEIFASLDRIVKPGAVLATNTSALDVNEIAAATSRPEDVIGMHFFSPANIMRLLEVVRGEKTAKDVIHTAMTISKQIGKVPVLVGVCRGFVGNRILFQRQQQAQQIILEGAKYYDVDRVLYDFGFPMGPFAMSDLAGLDIGWNEKESASRDIRDILCESGRRGQKNGRGYYVYDPETRASAPDPEVLQIISDFGSAKGIAQRDVGEEEILERCLYPMVNEGAKILEEGIAIRPSDVDVIWVNGYGWPVYRGGPMHWGDSVGLGKIADRMREFADQTGDDFWQPSALLADLASEGKSFSDWRAG; encoded by the coding sequence ATGACTGCACTCACCGACATGGTCGACTACGAAGTCCGCGGCCAGGTCGCCCTGATCGTGATCGACAACCCGCCCGTCAACGCGCTCAGCCACGGTGTGCGCGCCGGCATGGTCCAGGGACTGGCGAAGGCCGAGGCCGATGAACAGGTGGCCGCGGTGCTCCTGGTCTGCAAGGGCCGTACGTTCATCGCCGGCGCCGACATCACCGAGTTCGGCAAGCCGATGAAGGAACCGGGGCTCAACGAGGCGATCGAGGCGATGGAGAACGCGACCAAGCCCGTCGTGGCGGCGATCCACGGCACCGCCCTGGGCGGCGGCCTGGAGACGGCGATGGCCTGCCACTACCGGGTGGGTGTCGCATCGGCCCGCTTCGGCCAGCCCGAGGTCAAGCTGGGGATTCTGCCGGGCGCGGGCGGCACGCAGCGGCTGCCCCGGCTGGTCGGCTATCCGAAGGCGCTGGAGATGTGCGTGATCGGCAACCCGATCGGCGCCGCGGAGGCACTCGAGGGCGGCCTGATCGACGAGATCGTCGAGGACGTGTTCGAGGGCGGCGTCGCCTTCGCCGAGAAGCTGATCGCCGAAGACCGGCCGCTCAAGAAGATCCGCGACCTGGACGAGAAGGTCAACGAGGCGCGGGCCAACAGGGAGGAGATCTTCGACGGATTCCGCCGCAAGATCGCCCGCCGCACCCGCGGCTTCGAAGCGCCGGAGGCGAACGTGCGGGCGATCGAGGCCGGTCTCGACATGTCCTTCGACGAAGCGCTCGACTACGAAAGGAAGCTGTTCGGCGAGCTCATGTCCGGCAAGCAGTCGATCGCCCAGCGCTACTACTTCTTCGCCGAGCGCGAAGCGGCCAAGGTGCCCGACGTGCCGCGCGACACCCCGATGCGAAAGATCGAGAAGGTCGGCGTCCTCGGCTGCGGCACGATGGGCGGGGGCATCTCGATGAACTTCGCCAACCGCGGCATCGGCGTGACGATCGTCGAGGCCGAGCAGAGCCGGCTCGACCACGGCTTCGGCGTCATCCGCAAGAACTACGAACGGACCGCCAGCCGCGGCCGGATGACGATGGAACAGGTCGACCAGTGCATGGGCCTGTTGAGCGGCGTGACCGAGCGCGAAGCGCTCGCCGACTGCGACCTGGTGATCGAAGCCGTGTTCGAGAACATGGATCTGAAGAAGGAGATCTTCGCCAGCCTCGACCGGATCGTGAAGCCGGGCGCGGTGCTGGCGACGAACACCTCGGCGCTCGACGTGAACGAGATCGCCGCCGCCACCAGCCGTCCCGAGGACGTGATCGGCATGCACTTCTTCTCGCCGGCCAACATCATGCGCCTGCTGGAGGTCGTGCGCGGCGAGAAGACGGCGAAAGACGTGATCCACACCGCGATGACGATCTCCAAGCAGATCGGCAAGGTGCCGGTGCTGGTCGGCGTGTGCCGCGGCTTCGTCGGCAACCGGATCCTGTTCCAGCGCCAGCAGCAGGCGCAGCAGATCATCCTGGAAGGCGCGAAGTACTACGACGTGGACCGCGTCCTGTACGACTTCGGCTTCCCGATGGGTCCGTTCGCGATGAGCGATCTGGCAGGCCTCGACATCGGCTGGAACGAGAAGGAGTCGGCATCCCGCGACATCCGCGACATCCTCTGCGAATCCGGCCGGCGCGGCCAGAAGAACGGCCGCGGCTACTACGTCTACGATCCGGAAACCCGCGCCTCGGCGCCCGATCCGGAAGTGCTGCAGATCATCAGCGACTTCGGCTCCGCCAAAGGCATCGCGCAGCGTGATGTCGGCGAGGAGGAGATCCTCGAACGCTGCCTCTACCCGATGGTCAACGAGGGCGCGAAGATCCTGGAGGAAGGGATCGCGATCCGGCCGTCCGACGTCGACGTGATCTGGGTCAACGGCTACGGCTGGCCGGTCTACCGGGGCGGCCCGATGCACTGGGGCGACAGCGTGGGCCTCGGCAAGATCGCCGACCGGATGCGGGAGTTCGCGGACCAGACGGGCGACGACTTCTGGCAGCCCTCGGCCCTGTTGGCGGACCTCGCCTCGGAAGGCAAGAGCTTCAGCGACTGGAGAGCCGGCTGA
- a CDS encoding LLM class flavin-dependent oxidoreductase produces the protein MADQAEFADRLGFHSLFLPESHFTGAAACPSPIVVLAAAAARTTNLRLGTTSYLLPVRNAFQAAEEVAVLDRLSNGRVILGLGRGFRPALFAAFGVDPRTKRQRFLESLDLMKRAWVGEAIEVGEPGTRQPVRIAPLPVQQPHPELWVAAFGPLALKQAGELGLPYLSSPLETIGRLTRNHELHREALPQGAPRPIVPVMRTVFISEDRSTCERVGSALTAQALRMARAGTRLVQEEELADIENWAIVGGRDQVRAGLDRYRQRIGMTHLIARCGVPDAAPWEIEESIQALARIHA, from the coding sequence ATCGCCGACCAGGCGGAATTCGCCGACCGGCTCGGCTTCCACTCGCTGTTCCTGCCCGAAAGCCACTTCACAGGCGCCGCGGCGTGCCCCTCGCCCATCGTCGTTCTCGCTGCGGCAGCGGCACGAACGACGAACCTGCGGCTGGGCACCACCTCCTACCTCCTGCCGGTTCGCAACGCCTTCCAGGCGGCCGAGGAGGTCGCCGTCCTCGACCGCCTCTCTAACGGCCGCGTGATCCTCGGCCTGGGCCGCGGTTTCCGGCCGGCGCTGTTCGCGGCCTTCGGCGTTGATCCCCGCACCAAGCGCCAGCGTTTCCTCGAGTCGCTCGACCTGATGAAGCGGGCCTGGGTCGGCGAGGCGATCGAGGTCGGCGAACCCGGCACGCGTCAACCCGTGCGCATCGCGCCGCTGCCGGTGCAGCAGCCGCATCCGGAACTATGGGTGGCCGCATTCGGCCCGCTGGCGCTCAAGCAGGCCGGCGAACTCGGCCTGCCCTACCTGTCCTCTCCCCTCGAAACGATCGGCCGGCTCACGCGGAACCACGAGCTCCACCGTGAGGCCCTGCCGCAGGGTGCGCCGCGACCGATCGTTCCGGTCATGCGCACCGTCTTCATCTCGGAAGACCGGTCCACGTGCGAGCGCGTCGGCTCCGCCCTGACCGCGCAGGCGCTCAGGATGGCGCGCGCCGGCACCCGCCTCGTGCAGGAAGAGGAGCTCGCGGATATCGAGAACTGGGCGATCGTCGGCGGCCGCGATCAGGTTCGAGCCGGTCTCGACCGCTACCGTCAGCGCATCGGCATGACCCACCTCATCGCCCGCTGCGGCGTTCCCGACGCGGCGCCGTGGGAGATCGAGGAGTCGATCCAGGCTCTGGCCCGGATCCACGCGTGA